The following DNA comes from Candidatus Nanosynbacter sp. TM7-074.
ACTACTTCCCTGTCTTGGCGGAAGATGAATCTGGTAAGATGATCGAATTGGATGCAGAGCAAGTTTTGACTTTCCCTAAAGCCATCGTCGCAAAGGAGATTGTGAACCGCGGCTTTGTCACTAATCTTCTATTTGTAAATATTAACAACGTCTTCAATATTCCTTCTGAGGTGATTGCGGCATTAAATAAGGCGCCTTCAACTAGTGATACCGATAGACAGACTAAAAGTGAAGAGGTTCAGCATGACCCAGATCGTAAAAAGAATCGAGATCACAGAATATCTGTAAATAAGGATAAACTACTCGGTAATAAGGTTTATACTTCAAGGATGCAGGATATTGTATTGTCTGCGGTTGATTCGGATATGGAGGCAGATGAGATCGTTGAAAAAATTACCGCTGACTGCATGCCTGAAATATCTGAAGTCCTTGGGAAATATAAAGAGACCTACTCTCCTTCAAAAGCAGAGCTTGATAATATTAAAAATGGACTCTGTAAAAAGGTCAAAGAGGCAGCAGAAGAATTTGTGTCTGGCGATATAGCAGACAGAATAGCTCAGGACAAGTTAACGGATAGTCTGGCGAATATAATTGAAAAAGATCTCCCTAATGATACTGTAATTCGCGAAGAGGAAGATAAGTACGAAAAAGAAGAAAAGTCTGAAATGGACCAAATTAGGAGGAAATTACGTACATTTACTCGCGCTATTCCTTCATTCATTATGGCTGCCAGTAAAGACGTAGATGAAATTACATTGGATAACATCGAGGATACCGTTTCTGACAAGGATTTTGAGGAATTATTTACAGAAAAAGATAGTGAGCCATTCACAAAAGACGATTTCCGTAAAATTCGCGGCCCATGGACGAATCCAGAAACCGGCGAAACATTTGAAGGATTTTTTGATCGCTATACATTTAACGCTGCCATTCGAGAGTTTGAGGAGAAGCGACAGGAAATTGCGGATTATCTCTCCCCTGGCGCCAAAGAAGACATCTTCTCCTATATTCGTCCGTTAAAAACAAATCAGATTTTTACACCAAGAAAAGTTGTAAATAAAATGCTTGATTTGTTGGAAGAAAATAACCCTGGCATATTTGAAGATCCAAATGCCACATTTGCGGATTTATATGTAAAGAGCGGCCTGTACCTTACGGAAATAGCAAAGAGGTTAAACAGAGGACTTGGGAGTAAAATACCAGACAAATCAGAAAGGGTGAAACACATCCTTGAGAAGCAACTTTATGGATTTGCACCAACGAATATTATCTACAATATCGCACGCAAGTACATTTACGGGACATTTTCAGATATTGATGATAACAATCTTAAGCAATTAGATTTAACGGACACGTTTAAAAAGGGAGAGACATTAAACATGAAATTTACAGCAGTAGTTGGTAATCCGCCGTATCAGGAGGCTAACGCCAACAATAAAATGTCAAGGAGTATATATCCAATTTTTGTCGAACAATCTACTAAGATGTCAGATATTGTCTCTCTTGTTATGCCGGCAAGGTGGATGAGCGGAGAGGATGGACCATATCGAGAGACTAGCGGATTTGTGGCTAAAATGAAGAGCTACGGCATTAAGTCCTTCACTCTTTTCCCGAACTCTCAAGACGTATTTTCTGGCGTTGACGTAAAGGGTGGTATTTGCTATTTCGTTATTAAGAAGGGCTATCAAGGTAAGGTCGATTATTCCCTTGTAGACAATAAGAATATTTTCCAGGATAGGGTCAATTTCAGCAATAAGTTGGATGATAATATCATAATACGCTTCCCGGAATTGATTAATATAGTGGAGAAAATAGATTATACTGTCCAGGATGATAAGTTCACGGAACCCATTAATGCTTCCATGAAGACACTAGTGTCTTCACGGAACCCATTCGGTTTCATCTCTGATTTCTTTGTGAAAAATAATGAAAAAGTAGACAGGATATCAGAAAAGCGTATGCTTCCTGATGATTATAAAATAATTGGACTGATCAAGGGAAAGCGAGAGTTTCGCTATATTCCTAACCAAGCCCTAAAGAAGAATATAGAGGGAGCTAAAGCCTACAAAGTGTTTATTCCTAGAGCAAATGGATCTGGTGTTTTTGGGGAGGTATTTAGTACGCCGATGCTCGGCTCGCCGATGCTCGGCTCGCCGATGCTCATATGTACAGATACCTTCTTACAAGTTGGTCAATTTGATAACAGTGTGGAGGCTGAGAATTTATTAAAATATGTAAAGACAAAGTTCTTCCGAGCGATGGTTGGAGTTAAAAAGACTGCTGTATTTAACTATAAAGACGCCTTTTCCTTTGTGCCCGTTCAAGACTTTACTGCAGAATCTGATATTGATTGGTCGAAGTCTATTGAAGAAGTTGATAAGCAGTTGTATAAAAAATATAATCTAAGCGATAAAGAAATTGCCTTCATAGAAGAAAAAGTTCGCCCGATGGAATAAAATTACGTGCCAGACTCCGCTGTTGACATCCTTGAAAACACCATTCGCCGCCACGGCGACTTGCTGGATGTTCTTTTACTGGACAGGACGCGGACAACGAAGCGAAAATCGCATAACATCCTATGGGCCACTGACTCCTATGTTGGTCATAATCCAAAGCAAGAAATATCGATATTAGATATCACAGGGACAAATACGTATTTAATACAGCCCAGAATTGCCAAGTCGAAAGAGGAGCAAAAAAGCCGCACAAAGGATAAGGCTGAGGTTTTTACGCCAAAAAATATCGTTAGCCAAATGAATAGGCAGATAGACTGGAGCTCAGGAAACTGGCCTGCAGACGAGAGTAATTGGAAGGATTACGTCAAAGAACTTCGTCTGGAGATAACCTGCGGCGAGGCGCCGTTTATAGTTGGTAGATATAACGCTGCTAATGGAAAAAAAGTTTTGAAACTGTCTGACAGGGTGGGATTTTTAGACCGTAAGCTTCAAGTTGTCGGTTCATATTGTAATGATAAGAAAGAATGGCTGGAATGGGCGATTGTTGCTTTTCAATGCTCTTACGGATATGAATGGCAAGGTGATAATCTTCTGCTAGCCAGAGAGAACCTTTTATACACTTTCATCGACTACTGGAATGACAAATTCCCTAACGATAAGATAAATCTTGACAGGAAAATATCAAAAGAAAAAATGGAAATGTTATTACGGGTTGCGGAAATTATTTCTTGGAACATTTTCCAGATGGACGGAATTAAAAACGTAATACCAATGAGTTGTCGTCATGAAGTGATAGAAAAAGAAATCCCCCCTATGGTCAAATTATGGGGCGAATCTCCAAAGATTATTAAGAATGAGTGTGCTGGGTGCAAAAATAATGACCATTTTAAACATAATGGCAAATATGTCTTTATTATGGATTGGGAAAAAGGAAAAACAGTTAAATTTATAAACTTAATGAAGGAAGAATGAAAAAGATCCGCATCTCTGCGAATCAGTGTTTCATATGGAGCCACGATCGGGGCTTGAACCCGAGACCTCATCCTTACCATGGATGCGCTCTACCAACTGAGCTATCGCGGCGTAACAGGCTTAATTTTAGCATATTAAGCCATGTTTAATCAACCGGGTTATTTCTTACGAGTGGATTTTTTAGCTGGCATGCCGGCTTCTTTTGGCAGTTTTGGCGTGACAAATGCCTCTATTATTCCCCACGCTACGCTATTGACTAAGAACGTAACGAACAATATTCCTGAAGCTGATGCCGCCAAGTGTGCTGACGAGGCGTTAAATAATGTCAATAATCCCGCTATAGCCAGTCCGATTATAGCTAACATAATATAGGCGTATTGTAATTTCAATCGTTGGTTTTTTTCGCTATTCCATAATGCCAGAATGGATTTTGTAAATTCAAACATGCTCATATAATAGCACATATGCTTATAAAAGTCAATAATGTATGCTTTTCCCATCTAAAAAATCGCCCGTAAAGGCGATAATTCAATCTTGGTGCTGGAAGTAGGACTCGAACCTACGAAGCCTTACGGCGGGAGATTTACAGTCTCCTGTGATTGCCACTACACGATTCCAGCGTGATGTGGAGCCGCTTCTCGGGCTCGAACCGAGGACCTACGGTTTACAAAACCGTTGCTCTAGCCAGCTGAGCTAAAGCGGCACTGGATTTATTTTAGCAATTTTTTAACCCCGTGGCAATAGCCTACATGACAATTTTTCGTGGCTGATGGATTTTGCGCTGTTGGCGCGGCCGTGGAGTACCGACAATTTTTTGAGCCGGTGTAGATGGTGTTAACATCTTAGCGGCCTTTTTACGTAGACCTTCAGCAAGGTCTGATTGACCGGAGTTTTCATAGGCCTCTGCTAATATCTTAAGAGTTTGTGGAATTGGCTCTAGCTCAACAGCCTTTTCTAGTGCGTTTATCACCTTTTTCGTATTTCCAATTTTTTCTTGGACTTTAGCGTAGGCGATGTAGCGAGCCGCCAAGTCGTCTTCCATTTCCAGGGCTTGCTCAAAGGCCAATGAAGCCTTTTCATAATTTTCAGTTTCATAGTAAATCAGACCAACGTTATGAAGGCTTGATGCGCTTGGCTCTAAACTTTGGGCAATCTCAAAACACTCGATGGCGTCTTTATAGGCGCGCTGTTTGGCGTATAAAATGCCTAAGCGATTATAGGCAGTGGCGTTCTTTTCGTCGACACGTAAGATGGTTAGCAAGGCCTTTTCTGCTCGCAGATATTTATTTTCGCGAATTGAATCTTGGGCAATTACCCACAACTGATCAAGCTTTTCGGTAATTTTAGTTGGTAAATCACCAGCGTCTTTGATTGATGGATGATAAAAAATCGCCCAAATCATTAGAATTAGAATGAGGAATAGTCCAAACATATCTATATCATTATAGCACAAGTTGCATCAGCGCTAGTCTGACATTAGCGTTTGAGTTTAGTGCTTTACTGACGATTGTAGTCTGATTGAGCTGTTTTTCTAATGTTGAATTCATGCCACGAGACAGGGACTGAAAGCGAATCATGTTGATGATGATATCAGTGAGCATTAGTGCTTTTTGGCGGTCGGTAAAATATTTTGCGATATTTTTTAAATTAGTATATTCCTGATTTGTGGCTAAAATTTGCTTCGCATCAGTGGCTAGTTGTCGATATTCGGCGAATTTGTCTGGGTTCTCTGCTAGCTGACGAATCAGTAGCGGCCTACCGGCAGCCAAAAAGAGGATTTGCTGGATAGTGGCTGAGTCTAAATTGTAATTTTTAAGCAGTTTTTTATCCTGGACTGATGATGTTTTATGAAGCGTAAGGGTTTGGCATCGAGATTTTATTGTATCTAGCATTAGTTTT
Coding sequences within:
- a CDS encoding restriction endonuclease subunit M, which produces MPDSAVDILENTIRRHGDLLDVLLLDRTRTTKRKSHNILWATDSYVGHNPKQEISILDITGTNTYLIQPRIAKSKEEQKSRTKDKAEVFTPKNIVSQMNRQIDWSSGNWPADESNWKDYVKELRLEITCGEAPFIVGRYNAANGKKVLKLSDRVGFLDRKLQVVGSYCNDKKEWLEWAIVAFQCSYGYEWQGDNLLLARENLLYTFIDYWNDKFPNDKINLDRKISKEKMEMLLRVAEIISWNIFQMDGIKNVIPMSCRHEVIEKEIPPMVKLWGESPKIIKNECAGCKNNDHFKHNGKYVFIMDWEKGKTVKFINLMKEE
- a CDS encoding tetratricopeptide repeat protein, producing MFGLFLILILMIWAIFYHPSIKDAGDLPTKITEKLDQLWVIAQDSIRENKYLRAEKALLTILRVDEKNATAYNRLGILYAKQRAYKDAIECFEIAQSLEPSASSLHNVGLIYYETENYEKASLAFEQALEMEDDLAARYIAYAKVQEKIGNTKKVINALEKAVELEPIPQTLKILAEAYENSGQSDLAEGLRKKAAKMLTPSTPAQKIVGTPRPRQQRKIHQPRKIVM
- a CDS encoding Eco57I restriction-modification methylase domain-containing protein, producing the protein MNDDKKIIKTTKRIYPQIYSYILPDIPANKGWQKVGYTERKDVDSRILEQTKTAAVKLRYEKLWSASSFSNVTREFFKDKDLHKYYVKNGIKKSKKQDDGGLGEEWFYFNGTPEKSKELFDDYANGNLFSRSSEKSPYKLRKEQERAVSQTLAYAESHQTTDFSLPNKEAEFLWNAKPRFGKTLSSYDFAKKFNAKNVLIVTNRPAIANSWFDDFDKFIDGYYFISTADSLKERETLSRDEFLDKANSSSEDKQITFLSLQDLKGGKVFGGPHNKLKWVADLKWDLLIIDEAHEGVDTDRTNEAFGKIKRRFTLHLSGTPFKAIADGHFKDNQIFNWTYIDEQKAKQEELKNLDDSGDHVNLPDMRLFTYKISDMISDRLEKGMEMDDENIDYAFELNEMFATDTSGKFVHENDISTFLNQLTSNEKYPFSTPELRDQLKHTFWLVGNRVASAMAMEKMLRHHPVFSEYKIVLAAGDGRSQSDSNSSEDEMKDTAANEKALSRVKKAIKENDRTITLSVGQLTTGVTVKEWSAVLMLSDIKSESLYMQAIFRSQNPYEFIDNNGNLCRKKSAYVFDFSPNRVLKVYDKFANSLLADVARGDATEKIREQNVAELLNYFPVLAEDESGKMIELDAEQVLTFPKAIVAKEIVNRGFVTNLLFVNINNVFNIPSEVIAALNKAPSTSDTDRQTKSEEVQHDPDRKKNRDHRISVNKDKLLGNKVYTSRMQDIVLSAVDSDMEADEIVEKITADCMPEISEVLGKYKETYSPSKAELDNIKNGLCKKVKEAAEEFVSGDIADRIAQDKLTDSLANIIEKDLPNDTVIREEEDKYEKEEKSEMDQIRRKLRTFTRAIPSFIMAASKDVDEITLDNIEDTVSDKDFEELFTEKDSEPFTKDDFRKIRGPWTNPETGETFEGFFDRYTFNAAIREFEEKRQEIADYLSPGAKEDIFSYIRPLKTNQIFTPRKVVNKMLDLLEENNPGIFEDPNATFADLYVKSGLYLTEIAKRLNRGLGSKIPDKSERVKHILEKQLYGFAPTNIIYNIARKYIYGTFSDIDDNNLKQLDLTDTFKKGETLNMKFTAVVGNPPYQEANANNKMSRSIYPIFVEQSTKMSDIVSLVMPARWMSGEDGPYRETSGFVAKMKSYGIKSFTLFPNSQDVFSGVDVKGGICYFVIKKGYQGKVDYSLVDNKNIFQDRVNFSNKLDDNIIIRFPELINIVEKIDYTVQDDKFTEPINASMKTLVSSRNPFGFISDFFVKNNEKVDRISEKRMLPDDYKIIGLIKGKREFRYIPNQALKKNIEGAKAYKVFIPRANGSGVFGEVFSTPMLGSPMLGSPMLICTDTFLQVGQFDNSVEAENLLKYVKTKFFRAMVGVKKTAVFNYKDAFSFVPVQDFTAESDIDWSKSIEEVDKQLYKKYNLSDKEIAFIEEKVRPME